The stretch of DNA GGGATCGGTTCACCATCGATGTGCAGGACACCGTCGACATCGAGAAGGAATCCGCTGATGGTTCGCATCGCATCGTCTCCACCGAGCTGGTCGGGTTCCAGCGCCGGACGGCGCCTTCCCCTGTACAGTGTAGCGATCCAGTGCCGAGCGGTGCGCCGATGGTGGTGCCGGCGAAGGTGGCTTCTGGCTGACTCCGCCTCGTTTCCTCACCGGTACTCGGACGAACTCCGGGTAGGGGCGATCGTGAGTGCGTCGGTTCACCGATCGGGTGACGCGAGGAAAGCGGGGTGGCACTGCGCGAACGGGCAGGGTGATCCGCGATCGGGTGACGTCGACTAGAGGGGAGCGGGTGTGATCGGAGCCTGGCTCGGTCTGGCTGTCGCAGCAGCAGTGGCGTGGGGGACGGCGGACTTCCTCGCTGGCCTGGCTGCGCGTCGTCTCCCGCTGCTCATCGTCCTGTTCGGAGTGCAAGCGATCGGACTGGCGATCGTGCTGCCGTTCTGGCTCGCCTGGTCAGGCGATGGGACGGTGCCGGGGATGGCCGTGGCTGCTGGGTTCGCCATGGTAGCCGGACTCGCTGCCCTGTATCGTGGGCTCGCTCGGGGGCCGGTGAGCGTGGTGGCGCCGGTCGGTGCGCTCGGTGGGGCAGTACCGGTCGGCATCGGCCTACTCACAGGCGAGAACCTGGCGGGCGAGCACCTGCTGGGGGTACTCGCCGGCCTGGTTGGCCTCTCGCTGGTCACGTGGGAGAGAGACCGAGTGGCCCCACGGGGACAGTCCACGCGCGCCGCGCTGGCGCACGGCGTCGCAGCAGCGCTCTCGCTGGGACTGGCCGTGGCGCTGCTCGGCGTAGCGGGTGAAGGGGAGCCTCTCGGAGCAGTCGTCGCCGCGCGTGTGACAGCAGTTCTCCTGCTCGGGGCAGCCGTAGCCGGTTGGTTACGGCGGCACCGGGATCGGTCGCTGCTGCGGCACTGCGCGCTCGCGGTCGCTGCGGCAGGGGTGCTCGATGTGGCGGCGACCGTCTCGTTCGCGCTGGCAGCGGAGCGCGGTCCGCTCGGGCCGAGTGGGCTCGTCGCCTCGCTCTATCCGGCGTCGACCGTGCTTCTCGGGGTCGTCGTGCTGGGTGAGCGGCTCTCGGTGCTTCGCTGGGCCGGCATCGGGCTGATCCTCGCGGGTGTAGCTCTCCTGCGCGGTGCCGGGTAGCGAACGGGGTCTGCTGCGAGACCAGTCGACCCTCGCGCGGTGGAGATACTCGGGGTGATCGGCGACTGGTCAGACACAGGAACAGGCCTCTTGCCGAGTGCCGTGCGGTGCGGTAATTGGGGAAGGGTAGCGAGATCCGGAAAGGTGGAGACGATGGAACGGATCGGGTTCATCGGTCTGGGAATCATGGGACAACCGATGGCGCGCAACCTCCTGCGTGCAGGGTTCCCCTTGACCGTCTACACGCGGGACCGACGGAAAATCGAGGCGTTCGTCGAACAAGGGGCGAACGGGGCGAACTCACCCCGCGAGGTAGCGGAACGCAGCACGGTCGTCATCACCATGCTGCCCGATTCGCCGGAAGTCGAGGAGGTCGCGCTCGGGCCGAACGGGGTGATCGAGGGGATTCAGTCGGGGAGCCTGTTCATCGACATGTCGACGATCGATCCCTCGGTCGCCCGCAAGCTGCACGCGGCGTTCGCTGAACGCGGAGTGGAAGCGCTGGACGCACCGGTTTCCGGTGGCCAGATCGGGGCCGAGCAGGGGACGCTCTCCATCATGGTCGGTGGCTCGGAAGAAGCGTTCCAGCGGGCCTTGCCGGTGTTCCAGGCGATGGGGAAGAACATTACGCACGTGGGTGGTCCCGGTGCGGGGCAAGTGGCCAAGGCGTGCAATCAAGTGGTCGTCGCTTTGACGATCCAGGCAGTGGCCGAAGCGCTCCTCCTCGCCGAG from Thermomicrobium roseum DSM 5159 encodes:
- a CDS encoding DMT family transporter — protein: MIGAWLGLAVAAAVAWGTADFLAGLAARRLPLLIVLFGVQAIGLAIVLPFWLAWSGDGTVPGMAVAAGFAMVAGLAALYRGLARGPVSVVAPVGALGGAVPVGIGLLTGENLAGEHLLGVLAGLVGLSLVTWERDRVAPRGQSTRAALAHGVAAALSLGLAVALLGVAGEGEPLGAVVAARVTAVLLLGAAVAGWLRRHRDRSLLRHCALAVAAAGVLDVAATVSFALAAERGPLGPSGLVASLYPASTVLLGVVVLGERLSVLRWAGIGLILAGVALLRGAG
- a CDS encoding 2-hydroxy-3-oxopropionate reductase, giving the protein MRCGNWGRVARSGKVETMERIGFIGLGIMGQPMARNLLRAGFPLTVYTRDRRKIEAFVEQGANGANSPREVAERSTVVITMLPDSPEVEEVALGPNGVIEGIQSGSLFIDMSTIDPSVARKLHAAFAERGVEALDAPVSGGQIGAEQGTLSIMVGGSEEAFQRALPVFQAMGKNITHVGGPGAGQVAKACNQVVVALTIQAVAEALLLAEKAGVDPARVRQALLGGFAHSRILEVHGQRILERAFAPGFRARLHRKDLRIAQNLAREQAVPLLATQQVAALFDSMLARGLGEHDHSALALVYRALAGEQGEDS